One Desulfobulbus propionicus DSM 2032 DNA segment encodes these proteins:
- a CDS encoding methyl-accepting chemotaxis protein, protein MNTMKLSVKIGGGFGLILVLLLIVSSFSWNGLNTAANGINEYDRRGNNSNMVANLQELMLQVRMQVKDYMITHSDTDMQEYKEYMGKLQAILDEAKGRIKNPERAAKIVTIDKDADTYQTAFEQLIADIRESDRIINEVLRFLGPSMQNGMNEIMASAKNDQDFDTTTRAALATQHMLLARLYAQKFLATVSEKDAELVVAENGKMQEILGQIAAGAHAERRAKAQNVIADAKTYIESFNQMAKAAMGRNTVYNGTLTQIGGEIATLVGDIRATYIKDQEELGESLKSTSRTGIRTTLLISAMALLLGAVFAIFLTRAITGPVRKTAAFAETMAGGDFTSKLEVNQGDEIGIMARSLNVMVGQLGSMIKEIITGINQLSMSSTDLAAVSKQLSSAAKDTADKSGSVAAATEEMSTNFQSVSAAMEQSTSNVNMIASSTEEMTATVNEIAESAEKARIITDAAVKQSQATSTKMSDLGESAKKIGRVTETITEISEQTNLLALNATIEAARAGEAGKGFAVVANEIKELARQTAEATVDIKNQISEMQATTSTTIEDIARISEVIVEINSVINAIATAVEEQSAATNEIANNIAQASQGIAEVNENVAQSTVVVADITRDVTEISQQSTQVGDGSAQVQTSAQSLSDLADQLELLVKKFKV, encoded by the coding sequence ATGAACACAATGAAATTATCGGTGAAAATTGGTGGCGGTTTTGGACTGATCCTGGTGTTGCTGTTGATTGTCTCGTCATTTTCCTGGAATGGGCTCAATACCGCCGCGAACGGTATCAATGAATACGACCGGCGAGGCAACAACTCCAATATGGTGGCTAATCTCCAGGAACTGATGCTGCAGGTGCGGATGCAGGTGAAGGATTACATGATCACCCACAGCGACACCGACATGCAGGAGTACAAGGAGTACATGGGCAAACTGCAGGCGATACTGGATGAGGCCAAGGGCCGGATCAAGAATCCGGAACGCGCGGCCAAGATCGTTACCATCGACAAGGATGCCGACACCTACCAGACAGCCTTTGAGCAGCTCATCGCCGACATCAGGGAAAGCGACCGGATCATCAATGAAGTCCTGCGATTTCTCGGCCCTTCCATGCAAAACGGCATGAACGAGATCATGGCCTCGGCCAAGAACGATCAGGATTTCGATACCACCACCAGGGCTGCCCTGGCGACCCAGCACATGCTGCTTGCCCGGTTGTACGCGCAAAAATTTCTGGCCACCGTTTCCGAGAAGGATGCGGAACTGGTCGTGGCGGAAAACGGCAAGATGCAGGAGATCTTGGGGCAGATCGCCGCCGGAGCGCATGCCGAGCGCAGGGCCAAGGCGCAAAATGTGATTGCCGATGCCAAGACCTATATTGAGAGTTTCAACCAGATGGCCAAGGCGGCCATGGGCCGCAACACGGTCTACAACGGCACCCTGACCCAGATAGGGGGAGAGATCGCCACCTTGGTCGGCGACATCCGCGCCACCTATATCAAGGATCAGGAGGAGTTGGGCGAATCGCTCAAGTCGACCAGCAGGACCGGCATCCGCACCACCCTGCTCATCTCGGCGATGGCCTTGCTGCTCGGTGCTGTTTTTGCCATCTTTCTCACCCGGGCGATCACCGGACCGGTGCGCAAGACCGCTGCCTTTGCGGAAACCATGGCGGGCGGGGACTTCACCAGTAAATTGGAGGTCAACCAGGGCGATGAAATCGGTATCATGGCCCGATCGCTGAACGTCATGGTCGGCCAGTTGGGCAGTATGATCAAGGAAATCATCACCGGTATCAACCAGCTGTCCATGTCCTCCACCGATCTGGCGGCGGTGTCCAAACAGCTGTCCTCGGCTGCCAAGGATACCGCCGACAAGTCAGGTTCGGTGGCCGCGGCCACCGAGGAGATGAGCACCAATTTTCAGTCGGTTTCAGCGGCCATGGAGCAGTCGACCAGCAACGTCAACATGATCGCCTCCTCCACCGAGGAGATGACCGCCACGGTCAACGAAATCGCTGAAAGCGCCGAGAAAGCGCGGATCATCACCGACGCGGCGGTCAAGCAGTCGCAGGCGACCTCGACCAAGATGAGCGATTTGGGCGAATCGGCCAAGAAAATCGGCCGGGTCACCGAGACCATCACCGAGATCTCCGAACAAACCAACCTTCTGGCGCTCAACGCCACCATCGAGGCGGCCCGGGCCGGCGAGGCGGGCAAGGGATTCGCGGTGGTGGCCAACGAAATCAAGGAACTGGCCCGCCAGACCGCCGAGGCCACGGTGGACATCAAGAATCAGATCAGCGAGATGCAGGCGACCACCAGCACCACCATCGAGGATATTGCCCGGATTTCCGAGGTCATCGTCGAGATCAACAGCGTCATCAACGCCATCGCCACCGCCGTGGAGGAACAATCGGCGGCAACCAACGAAATCGCCAACAACATCGCCCAAGCCTCCCAAGGGATTGCCGAGGTCAACGAGAACGTGGCCCAAAGCACGGTGGTGGTGGCCGACATCACCCGCGACGTCACCGAGATCAGCCAGCAGTCGACCCAGGTGGGCGATGGCTCTGCCCAGGTGCAAACCAGCGCCCAGAGCCTCTCCGATCTGGCCGACCAACTGGAGCTGCTGGTGAAGAAGTTCAAGGTCTGA
- a CDS encoding sigma-54-dependent transcriptional regulator — translation MADILIVDDDSMLAEMLAVHLGNSGHRAECAATLTEGIECARRGRFDVVFLDVQLPDGNGLNAFSRFAETASRPEIIIMTGSGDPDGAKKAIQSGAWSYLEKPHVLRDLLLPFTRALQYREEKQKISRLPVALKRETIIGASPSLASCLDQVATAAASEATVLITGETGTGKEVFARAIHDNSNRAAQAFVVVDCASLPETLIESILFGHVKGAFTGADRAFGGLIAMAHGGTLFLDEVGELPERIQKTFLRVLQEHRFRPVGAAREEFSNFRVIAATNRNLDQEAADGAFRADLLYRLRSLPLHLPPLRERKEDIRPLSRHFLARLCDRAKVGSKGVADEFFEYLHAYDWPGNVRELQQTLEQVFATAVHHPTLFAYHLPQQIRVCKTLECISAEAARTRSEHTVPPTSPPVTWKAFKAEKEREYLRHLFASTKGNIRDACTVSGLSRARLYQLINLHGLDPETSCRD, via the coding sequence ATGGCCGATATTCTCATCGTTGATGACGATTCCATGCTGGCCGAAATGCTGGCTGTTCATCTTGGCAACTCGGGGCATCGGGCCGAATGCGCGGCTACCCTGACCGAGGGGATCGAGTGTGCCCGCCGTGGCCGCTTCGATGTCGTTTTCCTCGACGTGCAATTGCCCGACGGCAACGGGTTGAATGCCTTTTCCCGTTTTGCCGAAACCGCCTCGCGGCCGGAAATCATCATCATGACCGGGTCAGGCGACCCCGATGGCGCGAAAAAGGCGATTCAGTCAGGAGCATGGAGTTACCTGGAAAAACCCCATGTCCTGCGCGATTTGCTGCTGCCTTTCACCCGGGCCTTGCAGTACCGGGAAGAAAAACAGAAAATCAGCCGGCTGCCGGTCGCCCTCAAACGCGAAACGATCATCGGTGCCAGCCCCAGCCTCGCGTCCTGCCTTGACCAGGTGGCCACGGCGGCGGCCAGTGAGGCCACGGTCCTGATCACGGGGGAGACCGGAACCGGCAAGGAAGTGTTTGCCCGCGCCATTCATGACAATTCCAACCGGGCCGCTCAGGCCTTTGTGGTGGTCGATTGCGCCTCGCTGCCCGAAACCCTGATCGAGAGCATCTTGTTTGGCCATGTCAAGGGGGCATTCACCGGCGCTGACCGGGCGTTCGGCGGTTTGATCGCCATGGCCCATGGCGGTACCCTGTTCCTCGACGAGGTGGGCGAATTGCCGGAACGTATCCAGAAAACCTTTCTTCGCGTCCTGCAGGAACACCGCTTTCGACCGGTCGGCGCGGCCCGGGAAGAGTTCAGCAATTTCCGGGTGATCGCCGCCACCAACCGCAATCTCGACCAGGAGGCGGCTGACGGCGCGTTCCGCGCCGACCTGCTCTACCGTCTCCGTTCCCTCCCCCTTCATCTGCCGCCGCTACGGGAACGGAAGGAAGACATCCGGCCACTCAGCCGCCATTTCCTCGCCAGGCTCTGCGATCGGGCCAAAGTCGGCTCCAAGGGGGTCGCCGATGAATTTTTCGAATACCTGCATGCCTATGACTGGCCGGGTAATGTTCGCGAACTGCAGCAAACCCTGGAGCAAGTGTTTGCCACCGCTGTCCATCATCCCACCCTGTTCGCCTACCATCTGCCCCAACAGATTCGGGTCTGCAAGACCCTTGAGTGCATTTCAGCCGAGGCCGCGAGAACACGGAGCGAACACACCGTCCCCCCAACGTCCCCGCCGGTGACCTGGAAGGCGTTCAAGGCGGAAAAGGAACGCGAATATCTGCGGCATCTTTTTGCGAGCACCAAGGGGAACATCAGGGATGCCTGCACCGTGTCGGGCCTGTCCCGTGCCCGACTGTACCAGCTGATCAACCTCCATGGCCTTGATCCCGAAACCTCTTGCCGTGACTGA
- a CDS encoding CoA-transferase subunit beta yields the protein MTNFASPEEYNLADLLCCAASREVQDNEIVFAGTGLPMVAIMLAQKTHAPNLKLIFEAGTLDGRPPELPTSVGDARCETGASRSSGLYDAFSIAQRGYVDLGYLGGAEVDQYGNVNTTCIGNYLDPELRLTGSGGNPDINSFAKRTVFIMVHEKRRFVENVSYITSPGWRVKRWPGGEWVHRRELYGAAFRGGPSAIISTAGVFRFDENDGHMYLDTCHPGKTVAEIKDLCQFDLDVSRVNGETAPPTREELHFIHDVLDPDEIFIPKVKKG from the coding sequence ATGACCAACTTTGCCTCGCCCGAAGAATACAATCTGGCCGATCTGCTGTGCTGCGCCGCCTCGCGGGAGGTCCAGGACAATGAGATCGTCTTTGCCGGCACCGGCCTGCCCATGGTGGCCATCATGCTGGCGCAGAAGACCCATGCCCCGAATCTGAAACTGATCTTTGAAGCCGGCACCCTGGACGGCCGGCCGCCGGAATTGCCCACCTCGGTGGGGGATGCCCGTTGCGAGACCGGCGCTTCCCGTTCCTCGGGCCTGTACGACGCCTTTTCCATCGCCCAGCGCGGCTATGTCGATCTGGGCTATCTCGGCGGTGCCGAGGTCGACCAATACGGCAACGTCAACACCACCTGCATCGGCAACTATCTGGACCCGGAACTGCGCCTTACCGGCAGCGGCGGCAACCCGGACATCAACTCGTTCGCCAAGCGCACCGTGTTCATCATGGTCCATGAAAAACGGCGCTTTGTCGAGAACGTCAGCTACATCACCAGCCCCGGCTGGCGGGTGAAGCGGTGGCCGGGCGGCGAGTGGGTCCATCGGCGCGAACTCTACGGCGCGGCCTTTCGCGGCGGCCCCTCGGCGATCATCAGCACCGCCGGCGTGTTCCGCTTCGACGAGAACGATGGCCACATGTACCTAGACACCTGTCACCCCGGCAAGACCGTGGCGGAGATCAAGGATCTGTGCCAGTTCGATCTCGACGTCTCCCGGGTCAACGGCGAAACCGCCCCGCCCACCCGCGAGGAACTGCACTTCATCCACGACGTGCTCGATCCGGACGAGATCTTCATTCCCAAGGTGAAAAAGGGCTGA
- a CDS encoding CoA transferase subunit A, translating to MSTNKRITLQQAAEIVKNGSSLTFSGFTIWRRPFAIVYELIRQQRRGLHLIEVNGGPQTEFLVGAGCVDIWESCWVGHELYGKYGANLSRKVGTKEIIVEDYSHAEMMFRFAAAAQGAPYAVTQTSLGTDIHNPEFDMLGRAGKRDGKRIAKQKYIFADDPFFDAGPQVLIPAVKIDVAILCVQQVGEEGTVRVAGQLYSDPEACRAADITIVMAEEIVPEEYLRRNADHNTIPTFEVDYILECPFGAHPTGMFGKYDVDGAFLKDFYGKTRTQEGFDAFAKEWIYGLDHIAYLEKLGWPRMLNLRANTALNYKPRK from the coding sequence ATGAGCACCAATAAACGCATCACCCTGCAGCAGGCGGCCGAAATCGTCAAGAACGGCTCCAGCCTGACCTTTTCCGGCTTCACCATCTGGCGGCGGCCCTTTGCCATCGTTTATGAACTGATCCGCCAGCAGCGGCGCGGCCTGCACCTGATCGAGGTCAACGGCGGCCCGCAGACCGAGTTCCTGGTCGGCGCCGGCTGCGTCGACATCTGGGAGTCCTGCTGGGTCGGTCATGAGCTGTACGGCAAGTACGGCGCCAACCTGTCGCGCAAGGTCGGCACCAAGGAGATCATCGTCGAGGACTACAGCCACGCCGAGATGATGTTCCGTTTCGCCGCCGCCGCCCAAGGCGCGCCCTACGCGGTCACCCAGACCTCGCTCGGCACCGACATCCACAATCCCGAGTTCGACATGCTCGGCCGGGCCGGCAAGCGCGACGGCAAGCGCATCGCCAAGCAAAAATACATCTTTGCCGACGACCCCTTCTTCGATGCCGGTCCGCAGGTGCTGATTCCGGCGGTCAAGATCGATGTCGCCATCCTCTGCGTGCAGCAGGTGGGCGAGGAGGGCACGGTACGGGTGGCCGGTCAGTTGTATTCCGACCCCGAGGCCTGCCGTGCCGCCGACATCACCATCGTCATGGCCGAGGAGATCGTGCCCGAGGAGTATCTGCGCCGCAACGCCGATCACAACACCATCCCCACCTTTGAGGTCGACTACATCCTGGAGTGCCCCTTCGGCGCCCATCCCACCGGCATGTTCGGCAAGTACGACGTCGACGGCGCCTTCCTCAAGGATTTCTACGGCAAGACCCGCACCCAGGAAGGGTTCGACGCCTTTGCCAAGGAGTGGATTTACGGTCTTGATCACATCGCCTACCTGGAAAAACTCGGCTGGCCGCGCATGCTGAACCTGCGCGCCAACACCGCCCTCAACTACAAACCCCGCAAATAG
- a CDS encoding acyl-CoA dehydrogenase family protein, whose amino-acid sequence MNLDLSEEQKLIQDTARDFAKAELEPVAAKLDAEKDRPTLLANLKKLAELGFMGLNVKEEYGGSEAGVVSFSVAMTEIARACASTAVTVSVNNMVCEVIQAIGSEEQKSKYIPKICSGEYAAGSFGLTENCAGSDPSGMCTTATKDGDSYVLNGSKIFITSAPYAGVFVVWAVTDKEAPRGKGISCFLIEAGTPGLTIGKEEHKMGQHASATNELIFDNCRVPASAMMGKPNDGFRIAVAELAGGRIGIGSLGLGIGLAAMDYAAKYANERQQFCQKISNFQAIQWMIADSYTELEAARLLLMNAAFRKEQGRPFAKEASMAKMYATESANRACYNALQMLGGYGYTKDFPIERYARDARITTIYEGTSEIQRLIISREILRGLSA is encoded by the coding sequence ATGAATTTAGACCTCAGTGAAGAACAAAAACTGATTCAGGACACGGCCCGTGACTTTGCCAAGGCCGAACTCGAACCGGTGGCCGCCAAGCTGGATGCGGAAAAAGACCGCCCCACCCTGCTGGCCAACCTGAAAAAACTGGCCGAACTGGGTTTCATGGGCCTCAACGTCAAGGAGGAGTACGGCGGCTCCGAGGCCGGCGTGGTTTCCTTCAGCGTCGCCATGACCGAGATTGCCCGCGCCTGCGCCTCCACCGCGGTCACGGTGTCGGTCAACAACATGGTCTGCGAGGTCATCCAGGCCATCGGCAGCGAGGAACAGAAAAGCAAGTATATCCCCAAGATCTGTTCGGGTGAATATGCCGCCGGCAGCTTCGGCCTGACCGAGAACTGCGCCGGTTCCGATCCGTCGGGCATGTGTACCACCGCCACCAAGGATGGCGATTCCTACGTGCTCAACGGCTCCAAGATCTTCATCACCAGCGCCCCCTACGCCGGGGTGTTCGTGGTCTGGGCGGTGACTGACAAGGAAGCCCCGCGCGGCAAGGGCATCAGCTGCTTTTTGATCGAGGCCGGAACCCCGGGCCTGACCATCGGCAAGGAAGAGCACAAGATGGGCCAGCATGCCTCGGCCACCAACGAGCTGATCTTTGACAACTGCCGCGTGCCCGCCAGCGCCATGATGGGCAAGCCCAACGACGGCTTCCGCATCGCCGTGGCCGAATTGGCCGGCGGCCGCATCGGCATCGGTTCACTCGGTCTGGGCATTGGCCTGGCGGCCATGGATTATGCCGCCAAATACGCCAACGAACGTCAGCAGTTCTGCCAGAAAATAAGCAATTTCCAGGCGATTCAATGGATGATCGCCGATTCCTACACCGAACTGGAAGCCGCTCGGCTGCTGTTGATGAACGCCGCCTTCCGCAAGGAGCAGGGCCGCCCCTTTGCCAAGGAGGCCTCCATGGCCAAGATGTATGCCACCGAGAGCGCCAACCGGGCCTGCTACAACGCCTTGCAGATGCTCGGCGGCTACGGCTACACCAAGGATTTTCCCATTGAGCGCTATGCCCGCGACGCCCGCATCACCACCATCTACGAAGGCACCAGTGAAATCCAGCGGCTGATCATCTCCCGCGAGATCCTGCGTGGACTGTCGGCCTGA
- a CDS encoding acetyl-CoA C-acetyltransferase, which translates to MREAVIVSAVRTPLGSFNGTLANMGATKLGGLIIEEAIRRAGIAKEAVNEAIMGMVLPCGYGQNPAKQAAIQAGLPWEVEAITVNKVCGSGLKAVMLAAQAVQTGDADVVVAGGMENMSMAPYYLSKARFGYRMGDAAMHDHMVHDGLWDIVNDFHMGISNELCSERYQVSREDQDRYAAESYRRTLAAQAAGKFDDEIMAVEIPQRKGDPKVFWQDECPQETSYEQLSKMKPAFKQGGVTTAGNASIISDGAAAVVVMSREKAEALGCTIMATIGAQASYGIDMKYVLVAPIWAVPKCLDKEGIGKDDIDLYEINEAFSGSTVAALKTLQLDPAKVNVNGGSVALGHPIGASGCRLLVTLLHEMVRQNKKRGLVSLCLGGGEAVAMIVKR; encoded by the coding sequence ATGCGAGAAGCAGTCATAGTCAGCGCTGTCCGGACCCCCTTGGGCAGTTTTAACGGCACCTTGGCCAATATGGGCGCTACCAAGCTCGGCGGCCTGATCATCGAGGAGGCCATCCGTCGGGCCGGGATTGCCAAGGAGGCGGTCAACGAGGCCATCATGGGCATGGTCCTGCCCTGCGGCTACGGCCAGAATCCGGCCAAGCAGGCGGCCATTCAGGCCGGACTTCCCTGGGAGGTTGAAGCCATCACGGTTAACAAGGTGTGCGGTTCCGGCCTCAAGGCGGTGATGCTGGCGGCCCAGGCGGTGCAGACCGGCGATGCCGACGTGGTGGTGGCCGGCGGCATGGAGAACATGTCCATGGCCCCTTATTACCTGAGCAAGGCTCGCTTCGGTTATCGCATGGGCGATGCCGCCATGCACGACCACATGGTCCACGACGGGTTGTGGGACATCGTCAACGACTTCCACATGGGCATCTCCAATGAACTCTGCTCCGAGCGCTACCAGGTCAGCCGTGAGGACCAGGACCGCTACGCCGCCGAATCCTACCGCCGCACCCTAGCCGCCCAGGCCGCCGGCAAGTTCGACGACGAGATCATGGCGGTCGAGATTCCCCAGCGTAAGGGCGACCCCAAGGTGTTCTGGCAGGACGAATGCCCCCAGGAGACCAGCTATGAGCAGTTATCGAAAATGAAGCCCGCCTTCAAGCAGGGCGGCGTCACCACCGCCGGCAACGCCTCGATCATCAGCGACGGCGCGGCCGCGGTGGTGGTGATGAGCCGGGAAAAGGCTGAGGCCCTGGGGTGCACCATCATGGCCACCATCGGCGCCCAGGCCTCCTACGGCATCGACATGAAGTACGTGCTGGTGGCCCCGATCTGGGCCGTGCCCAAGTGCCTGGACAAGGAAGGCATCGGCAAGGACGACATCGACCTCTACGAGATCAACGAGGCCTTCAGCGGTTCGACCGTGGCCGCCCTGAAGACCCTGCAACTCGATCCGGCCAAGGTCAACGTCAACGGCGGCAGCGTGGCCCTGGGGCATCCCATTGGCGCCAGCGGTTGCCGGCTGTTGGTGACCCTGCTGCACGAGATGGTCCGCCAGAATAAGAAGCGCGGCCTGGTGTCGCTCTGCCTCGGTGGCGGCGAGGCCGTGGCCATGATCGTCAAGCGGTAG
- a CDS encoding methyl-accepting chemotaxis protein, which translates to MFSLFSNKLFLQRQQHLSAIREELAGRWDLSRTFTLPGEGEGNVLIELINRIFSRLHLFVVELTKGNVATATVAPLTQAIAGQVRRSSESLAREVEQIEATCRSLATDIGTSADSAGQALEQSAVIVDAIDQTSQLTGQALQRMQSMEQEVARLSVAIGELDQRSRSIGTIIESISDIADHTGLLSLNAFIEAARAKEHGAGFGVIAQEIRQLSQESARSAQEVKALLLDISALIQQTVTAVDRVQEEVVTGLEGNRMASASLDQVSAKHRQFHHHLTSVIGAVSSQKQAVGQLAGDLATIATIGQEGRKDSVRLAELADRIKQLTDQQLQATGIFILPQYRKAEQAVLALAALPAICQLGVDTDQTLEQGMLPLGYLELVYLTDTNGLQISSNVLRSGQAITRDATARGKDWSRRDWFRKVRETGRPYISELYKSAATDTFCLTIAVPVYRGEAWVGVLGADINFEHLLTI; encoded by the coding sequence ATGTTTTCCTTGTTCTCCAACAAGCTGTTTCTCCAGCGCCAACAGCATCTGAGCGCCATCAGGGAAGAGCTGGCCGGGCGTTGGGATCTGAGTCGCACCTTCACCTTGCCCGGCGAGGGGGAAGGCAATGTACTTATCGAGCTGATCAACCGCATCTTCAGCCGCCTGCATCTCTTCGTGGTCGAGCTCACCAAGGGCAATGTGGCCACCGCCACCGTGGCGCCTCTGACTCAGGCCATTGCTGGCCAGGTGCGCCGTTCATCGGAATCCCTGGCCCGTGAGGTGGAGCAGATCGAGGCGACCTGTCGCAGCCTCGCAACGGACATCGGCACCTCGGCCGACAGTGCCGGCCAGGCCCTGGAGCAATCCGCGGTGATCGTTGACGCCATTGACCAGACCTCGCAGCTCACCGGTCAGGCCCTGCAACGGATGCAGTCCATGGAGCAGGAGGTGGCGCGGTTGAGTGTGGCCATTGGCGAACTGGACCAACGCTCACGAAGTATTGGCACCATCATCGAATCCATCTCCGATATTGCCGATCACACCGGGTTGTTATCGCTCAATGCCTTCATCGAGGCGGCTCGTGCAAAGGAGCACGGCGCCGGATTTGGGGTGATTGCCCAGGAGATTCGTCAACTCTCCCAGGAATCGGCCAGGTCGGCCCAGGAGGTCAAGGCGTTGCTCCTGGATATCAGTGCATTGATTCAACAGACGGTCACGGCGGTTGACCGGGTGCAAGAAGAGGTGGTCACAGGGCTGGAGGGGAATCGGATGGCTTCTGCCTCTCTTGATCAGGTGAGCGCGAAGCACCGGCAGTTCCACCACCATCTGACCTCGGTGATTGGGGCGGTGAGCTCGCAGAAACAGGCGGTGGGGCAACTTGCCGGCGATCTGGCCACCATTGCCACCATTGGCCAGGAGGGCCGCAAAGACAGTGTGCGGCTGGCGGAGTTGGCTGATCGCATCAAACAGTTGACCGACCAGCAACTCCAGGCAACGGGTATCTTTATCCTGCCGCAATACCGCAAGGCGGAGCAGGCGGTGCTGGCCTTGGCGGCGTTGCCGGCTATTTGTCAGCTGGGAGTGGACACCGATCAGACCTTAGAGCAGGGCATGCTCCCTCTTGGCTATCTGGAGTTGGTCTACCTCACCGATACCAACGGCCTGCAAATCTCCAGCAATGTGTTGCGCAGCGGCCAGGCCATCACACGCGATGCCACCGCCCGGGGCAAGGACTGGAGCCGTCGGGACTGGTTCCGCAAGGTGCGGGAAACCGGGCGGCCCTATATATCGGAACTCTATAAATCAGCAGCCACCGACACCTTTTGTCTCACTATCGCGGTACCGGTCTATCGGGGCGAGGCCTGGGTGGGCGTGCTCGGTGCGGATATCAATTTCGAGCATCTGTTGACCATCTGA